The sequence cattcaaaattCTACAAATCttaataagaaagaaaaagaactaACGAATGAGAGTTGGACAAAGAAGTAAAATGCAATGAACACAAAGACATAAGAGATGAATGGACATGAGAAACGAGCCATGTTgcgttttctcttttttttctttgaattgatTTTTGGATTGGGTGTTGAGATGGGAATGAATCTAGTGAGCAACAAAGAGTCCATTTATATAGAGCTGAGGAATAAAGGACGACAATGAATGACTCTGGTACATGCATATGGTGACAAATATATTTCACTGTTTTTTACCTTTTTaggaattatgatttttttaatgggaaaaaaaatCTTTTGGTTGACTCATAGAAATTGAATTGATTCATTCATATGAAAGTTAATAAATTTCTGCTAACTCATAGAAACAAATACGATTAATTATAGATGATATTGAATGCACTGTCCATTCATATGGGTTCATGCACTAAAAGAAATTTTCACCTACCCTCCCTAATTATTGCACCTACCCTCACAAATTAAGAATGAAATATACATTTGGTAAATGAATAATTGGTGATTCCGGAAAATATTTAGGGTGGTAGCAACATAGTTCCTGCTAGCGAAGGGTTAATGGGAAAAAAAATAGCAAATCATTTTTGTTGAAGAAGCAGAGTGCATTATTATATTTGAAGGGATCAGATTGATGGAAATTAAAGGCATTAGTTATTTCTGCTTATACAACAATGCAAAGAATGTAGTCACTtacatgaaaaataaataacactaaATATGTTGGTCCAGTAGCACTATTTTTTAGATGATTGTTACTTTCTGCTAAACATATTTTCATTTATGGGAATATATATTGTTAATAGGATTTATACCTCTCCAACTGACAAAGCGGCTAAAAACTGAGGAAGAATCATCTAAATGGAGAATGGATGGTGCTGAACCTTCCTTTCTTATATTAATatataatctttttttttcccGAAATAAATCTTCATTTTTTAGCAAAAACAATTAATATTCATTGATGATGCTAAAAGTATGGAAGAGACTAAAGGCACAAGTAAAGAATCAGTCTTTCAAATAGATAATGAGGACAAGATAACTTCAGGTGAATGGGTAATACGGTGAAGTTAAAACACCTTGAGGGGGTTCCCCACTAAAAAACCTATACCGAACGAGCAAAATTTGGACGTTCTTATGAATTGAGAACCTTAATAGAAGTTACAAACaaagttaaaaaaataaataaaatgaaatgaaCTTTTTTATGTGGAATTATGATGAGAAACAAGAAGTTGAGAACGAAAAAGGAACTCTTTAGGATTAAATAGAATgaggaggataacaatgttaacTTCGATCGAGGGAAATGAACTCCAACAAAAAAGATTTAATTAGTTGCTATTGTTGGTAATTTTTATTATATGCAGAGGTAAAGGGTTTTTTCCTAATGTTGTTTGCTCTCTCTCATTTGTATTGTATGCTTGGATccattttttgatttctttttgtgtGACACTAGTTTGTGCTCGTCTTTTTtaatattgtatttatttttaaCCAATAAAACCTTaacctttttatttatttatttttaagtaaCATTAACTATAGAAGATTATCATGAAAATATCATATATATATCAAAGTGATTTACCAAATGCCCGGTCtcactattgttttcttttaCTTGTTAATCATAGATGTCTTGTTTTGGGGAACAAAAAAATTCTTTGGCTTGACTTGGGTGATATTTGACTTGTTGTTGACTATGTACAAACAAGGTAACCTGTTGGTTAATAGATGTTTATTATGAGGGGAGGATGTGTAACTCATCTCTTATTTTGATGTGATACTAAGCTTTTCAACAACATGGTAGTACTGATTAGTTTTAGTTGATTTAGGTCGTTGTAATGCTAAATTGGATTGATGATATATACTTCTTCAcccttagtttgaaggtttagaTGTTTCACACAGATTTAGAAAAATGAGcgatattatttttcttttccaaatATTTTCCTTTGtagtatttctcaaaatatttaaaTTACCTAGTGTTTCGTTCCTTGTTTCTAGTAGTCTGATTTCAATTTaggaaaaaaatgagaaaaatatgataccTTCATTATTTTTGTACTAAAAATAAATCTTGAATCTTAAACTAAACTGAGATGAGGGAGTAACCGATCGCAGTCTTGTGCATCACTTGTGTAACTAGTAAGAAATAATTAATTGCTCTTGATTCCTGCAGTAAATACGATAATAATAGAGGGCAGCAACAACACAATATATTTGAAATTCGTAATCGACAAAGATGTCTACCATTTATTAAATCAACATCATGAGCTACACTAAATTCATGATTTTATGGGTATGATAAATTTTAATGTGCTTTCGTTCATGTAAATATAAACTGGAAAAAACTGGTAGCTTGGCTTTTGCTTTCAGGAATAATGTTTATTAAGGACACTTGGGTTTGCCTTCCTGTGTTTTCCAATTATTGTAGCAAGGACATTCTTCTTTATGACCATATGTGCCTGATGGAACACAAAGGCATTTGTTGCAGCACTTGTTACAGTAGAGCAGGCATGGCTTCTTGTGTGACGTCGCAGAACACCTCTGTTCACATGCGCTTGCACACTctgatattaaaaataaaattttcagtTGATTTAATATGTATAATTAtcgaccaaaaacaaaataaaaatgtatATTTATTTCTCAAAGGAAAAAACAGACTCGGTGAAAAGTTAAATTACCTTGAGGCCTGAGTGAACCTTCTCCACCATTCTGTTCGTCATTTTAAAAAATTAGAATGATTCACATCTCAAGAAACTATAACTCGAGAATGATATAATATAATTCTTTCaggaaataaaaatgaaaatatcatTTTCTAAAAGACACAATATAAAGATTTTGTATGCAGTTTTTTTAGGATGAAGAAATCTATTAAAAAAATAACTCACCCGGGCATGACCATGACTAGTTGAAATAACGCTGCTGGTTACCTCTCCCTGCAAGACATGATAATTAGAAACCTTAATTATAAGAATATGAATAgaaaaaaatcattcaaaattCTACAAATCttaataagaaagaaaaagaactGACGAATGAGAGTTGGACAAAGAAGTAAAATGCAATGAACACAAAGACATAAGAGATGAATGGACATGAGAAACGAGCCATGTTgcgttttctcttttttttctttgaattgatTTTTGGCTTGGGTGTTGAGATGGGAATGAATCTAGTGAGCAACAAAGAGTCCATTTATATAGAGCTGAGGAATAAAGGACGACAATGAATGACTCTGGTACATGCATATGGTGACAAATATATTTCCCTGTTTTTTACCTTTTTaggaattatgatttttttaatgggaaaaaaaatCTTTTGGTTGACTCATAGAAATTGAATTGATTCATTCATATGAAAGTTAATAAATTTCTGCTAACTCATAGAAACAAATACGATTAATTATAGATGATATTGAATCCACTGTCCATTCATATGGGTTCATGCACTAAAAGAAATTTTCACCTACCCTCCCTAATTATTGCACCTACCCTCACAAATTAAGAATGAAATATACATTTGGTAAATGAATAATTGGTGATTCCGGAAAATATTTAGGGTGGTAGCAACATAGTTCCTGCTAGCGAAGGGTTAATGGGAAAAAAAATAGCAAATCATTTTTGTTGAAGAAGCAGAGTGCATTATTATATTTGAAGGGATCAGATTGATGGAAATTAAAGGCATTAGTTATTTCTGCTTATACAACAATGCAAAGAATGTAGTCACTtacatgaaaaataaataacactaaATATGTTGGTCCAGTAGCACTATTTTTTAGATGATTGTTACTTTCTGCTAAACATATTTTCATTTATGGGAATATATATTGTTAATAGGATTTATACCTCTCCAACTGACAAAGCGGCTAAAAACTGAGGAAGAATCATCTAAATGGAGAATGGATGGTGCTGAACCTTCCTTTCTTATATTAATatataatctttttttttcccGAAATAAATCTTCATTTTTTAGCAAAAACAATTAATATTCATTGATGATGCTAAAAGTATGGAAGAGACTAAAGGCACAAGTAAAGAATCAGTCTTTCAAATAGATAATGAGGACAAGATAACTTCAGGTGAATGGGTAATACGGTGAAGTTAAAACACCTTGAGGGGGTTCCCCACTAAAAAACCTATATCGAACGAGCAAAATTTGGACGTTCTTATGAATTGAGCACCTTAATAGAAGTTACAAACaaagttaaaaaaataaataaaatgaaatgaaCTTTTTTATGTGGAATTATGATGAGAAACAAGAAGTTGAGAACGAAAAAGGAACTCTTTAGGATTAAATAGAATgaggaggataacaatgttaacTTCGATCGAGGGAAATGAACTCCAACAAAAAAGATTTAATTAGTTGCTATTGTTGGTAATTTTTATTATATGCAGAGGTAAAGGGTTTTTTCCTAATGTTGTTTGCTCTCTCTCATTTGTATTGTATGCTTGGATccattttttgatttctttttgtgtGACACTAGTTTGTGCTCGTCTTTTTtaatattgtatttatttttaaCCAATAAAACCTTaacctttttatttatttatttttaagtaaCATTAACTATAGAAGATTATCATGAAAATATCATATATATATCAAAGTGATTTACCAAATGCCCGGTCtcactattgttttcttttaCTTGTTAATCATAGATGTCTTGTTTTGGGGAACAAAAAAATTCTTTGACTTGACTTGGGTGATATTTGACTTGTTGTTGACTATGTACAAACAAGTTAACCTGTTGGTTAATAGATGTTTATTATGAGGGGAGGATGTGTAACTCATCTCTTATTTTGATGTGATACTAAGCTTTTCAACAACATGGTAGTACTGATTAGTTTTAGTTGATTTAGGTCGTTGTAATGCTAAATTGGATTGATGATATATACTTCTTCAcccttagtttgaaggtttagaTGTTTCACACAGATTTAGAAAAATGAGcgatattatttttcttttccaaatATTTTCCTTTGtagtatttctcaaaatatttaaaTTACCTAGTGTTTCGTTCCTTGTTTCTAGTAGTCTGATTTCAATTTaggaaaaaaatgagaaaaatatgataccTTCATTATTTTTGTACTAAAAATAAATCTTGAATCTTAAACTAAACTGAGATGAGGGAGTAACCGATCGCAGTCTTGTGCATCACTTGTGTAACTAGTAAGAAATAATTAATTGCTCTTGATTCCTGCAGTAAATACGATAATAATAGAGGGCAGCAACAACACAATATATTTGAAATTCGTAATCGACAAAGATGTCTACCATTTATTAAATCAACATCATGAGCTACACTAAATTCATGATTTTATGGGTATGATAAATTTTAATGTGCTTTCGTTCATGTAAATATAAACTGGAAAAAACTGGTAGCTTGGCTTTTGCTTTCAGGAATAATGTTTATTAAGGACACTTGGGTTTGCCTTCCTGTGTTTTCCAATTATTGTAGCAAGGACATTCTTCTTTATGACCATATGTGCCTGATGGAACACAAAGGCATTTGTTGCAGCACTTGTTACAGTAGAGCAGGCATGGCTTCTTGTGTGACGTCGCAGAACACCTCTGTTCACATGCGCTTGCACACTctgatattaaaaataaaattttcagtTGATTTAATATGTATAATTAccgaccaaaaacaaaataaaaatgtatATTTATTTCTCAAAAGGAAAAATAGACTCAAGGAAAATTTAAATTACCTTGAGGCCTGAGTGAACCTTCTCCACCATTCTGTTTGTCATCTTAAATAATTAGAATAATTCATATCTCAAGAAACTATAACTCGAAAATGATATGATATAATTCTTTCAGGatataaaaagataaaaatgaaaatatcatTTTCTGAAAGACACGGTATAAAGATTTTTTACGCAATTTGTTTAGGATGaagaaatatattaaaaaaataactcACCCGGGCATGACCAAGAGTAGTTGAAACAACGCTACTGGTTACCTCTCTCTGCAAGACATGATAATTAAAAATCTTAACTATAAGAATATGAAGAGAAAAAAACCATTCAAAATTCTACAAATCTTAATAAGATAGAAAAAGAACTAACGAATGAGAGTTGGACAAAGAAGCAAAATGCGATGATCACAAAGACATAAGATATGAGAGGAGATGAGAAATGAGACATGTTGtgtattcttttttcttctttgaattgATTTTTGGTTTGGGTGTTGAGATGGGAATGAATCGAATGAGCAACAAAGAGTCCATTTATATAGAGTAGAAGAATAAATGTCGGCAGTGAATCACTCTGGTACATGCATATGGTGAcaaatttatataattttttttacattttagGAATTATGATTTTTTATGGGAAAAAAATCTTTTGGTTGACTCATAGAAATTGAATTGATTCATTTATAGGAAAGTTAATGAATTTCTGCTAACTCATAGAAACAAATTCGATTATGGATAATATTGAATCCACTGTCCATTCGCAAGGGTTGATGCACTAAAAGAAAATTTCACATACCCTCTCTAATTATTGCACCTACCCTCATTAATTAagaatgaaatatacctttagtAAATGAGAAAATGGTGATTCCGAAAAATATTTAGGGTaaggtaaccaaggggggattttgttttaTTAAAGCAATAAAAACTAAATCTAAAGCAATAAATAATTGGAAGTAACCAATAAGAGAAAAATATTGGTCAAGGGATTGTATCATTCTCAACCATGTATTTTTATCAACAATGAGAATTGGTAGTTTAATCTCTCAATtattagaagtcctaggatatcttgatcgcaagaatatcccgctaatttccagatttcatcacaaacacattaaaagatgcacatGTGAATTTTATCTAGATTTCAATTTAAAGTGTAAAagaacaattaagtttaactccataAGAGCACTAATTTCTATGAAACAGGACTAATCAATGGAAACGAACATGTAAAACAACTAAtttgttttaacaaaggttataattCATATGTGATTATaaatgttagagaattgctcggtcgaactcgcaagcgtttctatctcaagcttgtttgtcaagtttagttgccaaaactataagtcttggtttctagtctacttatagctaagtctcggattaggatagtaagtgtagttgagctttaaacaccacggcgttcatcgaatgaagacgaagaaatacttaagggaacttgtggagacttgaacttatctatcactcaaaagtctatctattatatctcccattttgagacaaaagtcgtattgctatatatacttaaattatacacatttgctatttcgagccgagtttatctcgcttatctatttctcgaaatatgtattggtaagctttctctttggccaagttcatatttactcgtgacgaaagtcatgttgattatttcaataacttgaaaatcgctttgatgaaaatagtttgtggataacaactattttaacatcctctaagtaagtttcaatgattgaaatgagagtttagaacaagcaaccatgtttggatataaacatagtgtgttttcacatttgtgtaaaagtccaaaaccgggacctaaagtatgcgtacccgtacgcgtacaggcggttgttggaaatccggctTGCGAAAGtttcacgtctgtgaatttctgctggagtttggagttaaaaacaaactcaatccaagtatgcgtacccgtttgcatacttaagaagGTTGctctctaaaatcggtttgttcatgaactaaaacatttatataataagggatgcaatctttgcaaaacatggctataatgttcatgaattgattcgagtgaatcaaaatcgattttgcttcgattgtgtcttgtatactactatgagatctaagcaattgaacaactttctaattatttcatttgagtcatttgaactagttatggtgaagatgaataacgTTTATATGatagtgctcatatggataaccattggttaactatttttgaatctACTAGGTGTatagtttaggtacggttactcaaacctaaatgaacgtgcatttcatttgtgtataacaagctaagttcgatctaacggttgaaagatattagcttgaattctttgttaccaaggtaacttagattgcaaaccctgatttgaaatctatataaaggagaactctatcaactgggaaacctaatcccctcacctcctgtgtgatacaagttgcataagctagagtcgattctcctttaaactttggtttttcacgaaaccttgtaggttaacgacttgaagatttcattgggattgtgaagccagacccaactattttctctgtagttgggtgatctgatcttgctgttttcaatCGTGACCAATttcaatcgtaagattggcttgagatttatatctccgataggaaagatagaaaagtagtcacaaatacctttgtctcatcgtttgtgattccacaatatcttgtttcgttaatcgattaagattattgtgaggtgattgataatactagtttgttcttcgggaatataagtctgggttatcaattggttcctgttcaccttgatttatcaaaagacggaacagaaaCTCGTAGGTTtaactgtgggagacagatttatctattcaatagacttttctgtgtgatacagatttgtttatcaagtcttcgactttgggtggtaacaaatcttagttgtgggtgagatcagctaagggaatcaagtgcgtagtatccagctgggatcagagatgtaaggagcacgactgtaccttgaatcagtgtgagattgattagggttcaactacattccagtccgaagttaatttgtagcaggctagtgtctgtagcggcttaatacaatgtggtgttcaaatctggactaggtccctgggtttttctacattttcggtttcatcgttaacaatacttctggtgtctgtgtcatttctttttcgcattttattttgttatgtaattgaaatatcacaggttgtacgttgaatctatcaattggtaaatccaaactttggttgttgattgaaattgattgatccttgaactttggtctttggtaccattcaagttatttctcttgtattcaatcaggctcgcaaatttctatttgtttgattgcggattgaatcgagaaattgagatacaactctttgatatattttttttaaagattgagtttgactgtctagttgattctcttgaaagtatattggagttagtacatacagatttataagaaaaatattgggtgaggttgttagacccccgctttttcaattggtatcagagcaggcaaacacgtttaagacctcaaaagtctctgtttgtagcgatctgactctatggacagaagttatATTTCtacaaacgtaccaccagtcttcgatggctctaattacttatggtagaaaattgcgatgcgtgcctttcttcaagcgcgtgattttcaatcatgggtttacgttgttaatggatatattcctccggttgttacaataggcactgtaactgttccaaaggatattggtgattatgatgttgccgagattcttgctgcaaggaaaaattctgacgggttgaatgcaatcatccatgccattaccccagatcttcggaaccatgtgactacgtgcactcagtataaagatgtttgggatatcttagaaaccgtatttgaagggaatacctgtgaaaaagaagctagactttaaaacctaaattctgattgggaaaaccttcgtatggaagatgaagattcatttgatgagtttaatcacaaagtgtctgaaattgttaatgcatcttttgcattgggtaagactattcctgaaaaagacattgtgatgaagattctcagatctcttccatctagatatgattctaagaaacacgccatcgttgaagaaaataaccttgatgtgctttccaaaaatactcttgtgAGAAAActaaagatttttgatcttgaGATAAAACAAAGAGAAATACgtcacatgtcgtgcaaccctgtTGGTACATCTGATAAAAAATCTCGACGTCTTAAGTTGATTTATACAAAGGATGAGAATTTCTTTAATTCAACTATTTCACTGATTTTTTTTGATCCAAAGGAATGGATTAAATTAAGTTGGGGAAATTCCCAAGTCTAATAACAACTGACGCTCAACACACTTAGGTGGTTGATTAAACCAAGTCTGAGAGATAGAATTCTTCCTGCTGTATTTAGCTAACTTATCAGCAGttttattacataatctaggaaTGAACTTACACATCCAATGATGGATTGTGTTTAACTTATCAAAAGTATCTAGCAAGATATCTTCATTTTCCCAAGCAATCCCTGAAGAGGTTTTGTTGATGTAGCTTTCTATGTTCTTGagatcagtctcaaaaataacaTGCGTAATCTCCAAATCCATTCTCCAACTGACAACATCTGAGAAAGCTAGACACTCAGCGCTTTCAGAGTCATTTACTCCTGCATATCATTCTGATTTTCCTCCGCACTATTTACCTGTAGAATCACGTAAAATAAGAGCAACTTCAGTTAGACCTGTATTAGAGTCAAATGAAGCATCACAATTAATAGTATGAAAAGGACTAGGGGGTGGTTTCCATGCAGGGGTTATATTAGTGCATTGGGAAACTCTATAGCGGTCTACATATTGTCTGTTATTGAGCGTATCAATATAACTGGCAAAACTTAGAGATCTTTTTGCCGTAGCGATGGGATCTGCTTTCTTATGCTGAAAGTTAGTTTCGCATCTTTGATTCCAGATCGTCCAAGCAACAATCATGATACGATTCAAGTTGAACCCCTGTAGCAGCTTGTGAAGCTTGATTCATCCAACCCTCAAAAACCATTGTTATGTCTGCATGAACTATTGCCAGGACTGATGCTCCTCCAGGTATTTGCATCCAAACAACCCTTGAGAATGGGCAAAAGAACAATACGTGCAGGAGAGACTCATCAAATTGCTTTCATAAATGGCACAAGCAATTAATATAACTGCAGTTTTGAGAAAGTCGTACTTTTGTTGGCAGAATATCAGAGAGAACTTTCCACCAAAAATGTTTGACACGAGGCCAAGTTTCTATTTTTCAAAATAGCTTCCAGCTTGTGTTTGAATTACCAATCTTATGAGATATTTGTATATTGCCAAGACTTAAATCATGAAGTTTGTTGTAGGCAGACTTCAGTGTGAACTCCCCATTCCTTGT comes from Papaver somniferum cultivar HN1 chromosome 7, ASM357369v1, whole genome shotgun sequence and encodes:
- the LOC113292687 gene encoding gibberellin-regulated protein 12-like, with protein sequence MSHFSSPLISYVFVIIAFCFFVQLSFREVTSSVVSTTLGHARNGGEGSLRPQECASACEQRCSATSHKKPCLLYCNKCCNKCLCVPSGTYGHKEECPCYNNWKTQEGKPKCP
- the LOC113292678 gene encoding gibberellin-regulated protein 12-like; the protein is MARFSCPFISYVFVFIAFYFFVQLSFGEVTSSVISTSHGHARNGGEGSLRPQECASACEQRCSATSHKKPCLLYCNKCCNKCLCVPSGTYGHKEECPCYNNWKTQEGKPKCP